The Brockia lithotrophica genome includes the window GAAGGTAAAAGGAGATTCCCCCGGCTGAAATGTCGCGCGAAACCGCCGGAAACTCTTCCCCCTCGTTTCGCCGCACGCGGAGGTCGAGAAGGACGGGGACGCGGAGATAGCCGCGCCGCTGCACGCGCACCAACTCTTCGTCGCGCGGCCGCCTGAGGGCCACGAGCCAGATTTGGTCCCGGCGTACGCCCAGGACGCGGGTGGGGAAGCGGTACGCCGCTCCGTCCCCCCCGCTCACGAAAGCCACAAACTCCGTACCCTCGGGGACAAACGAACGAAAGGTTCGCCGAGAGAGGTCGTACAGGGGTTCCACGTAGAGTGCGGCTTCCGCTACGTCGGCGATACGGGTTTCGTAGCGCGGTCCCAACTCTTGAAAGGATTCCAGAAGGATCTTTTGGCCGAGACGAAATTCCATGGCAGACTTCGGGCCTCCCGTCGTGGCTCAACCAAACCGGAAAAGTCGCAAACGCTCTCTTTAAATCATAGTTCACGGAGGATGGGGGTTTCCCTTTTTTTGTTCTCTGCGGGGAGAACTCGTACGGAAGCGCGGCCCCCCTACGTCCGCCGCCGCAGCGTCCCCCGGCTTTCGATGCCCCCGATGCCGGAAAGACCGCTTTTCGTCTCCAAAATCGCCTCTTCGGGGGAGAGATACACGGATACCGAAGTTCGGGCGAGGCGAACGGCGACGAGCGTGGGATCGAGGGCGTGGATGTTCACCCGCTTGGGAGAGCTCGCGTAATTTGCCCCGGCCGCCAAAATCTCCTCGTAGTGCGACTGACAGGCTCCCGCGACGATGAGGAGGCCGTCCTTGTGCGGCTCAAAGGCCGTGCGCGCTCGCCGAACCGCTTCGACAAAAAAGCGGGAGTGGCGATAGCTTTCGAGCCTGTCCGGATCGCGTCCCGAAGGAAGGGCGTCGTGTCCCGTGAGGACGAGGATATCCGGTTGCGCCTTTTCCAAGAGGGCGAGGATGTGCCTCGGCATGAGGGGTTCCTGTAAGGACACGCCGACGGCGGGAACTCCCGCGCGCCGGTACGCGGCGAGGCTGAGTTCGAGGTAGTAGGGATCTCCGTCGACGTGCAAGACCTTCCCGGCCTGCGTCTCGGGGGTTTTGGAGCTCCAGGGGGGGATCTTTTCCCACACGGGCCGTGCGCTTTGGGAAACCGCCTGAAGGAGGGGGCGGCCCTCCCTTCGGAAGGGAAATCCGCGTTGCAGCTCTTCCCCGTGTTCTCCTTCGGGAATCAAGTCGTCGAGGGGGGCATCGGCGAGGAGCCGAACTCCTACCGCACGAAGAAGGGCGATCCCGGAATCGTGAAAGACGTGCGTGACGCGAAAGAGGATGTCTCCGCCGTGCGACCGGCGGCGGACGAGAGAACCGACGCGAATGTCCCGCATGTACCTCCCTCCCCCTTCGGTATACGGGGAATCGCCCGGGAAGGTACGCGGGAAATCGCAAAGAAAACAAGCCCTTCCCCGGGTTTTCCCGGGAAAGGGCTCCCTCACTTCGTGTACCGGTCGGCTACCGCGCTCGCCCCGAACGCTTCGGGTTTGATCTTTACCGTATAGCCCACAGACCGTACCCAGCCGACGATCTCCTGAATCATCGTCCGCGTCTGCCCTGTGTTGCCGATGTCTACGTGGATTTCCACGTCCTTCTCTTCCAGAAGGTCGAAAAGCCCGACGTTCCCGAGCTTTTCCGCAAGGGCCAAGCTTTCCGCCGTCTCTACGTAGATCCGCTGCCGGAGGTCGTAAATCGGCCGCAGGCGCGTTCGGCGGAAGAAGAAGCGCGCCCCCTTGGATACCCGGTGAATGACGATGGCGCTCACGAGAAGCGTTTCCTCCTCGGTCGTGTGGGAATCCGAACCGATGACGAGCTTGTACGCGGCGTCGGGTACGGAAGCTACGTACCCGCGGATCTGCTCCACGACCTCTTCCAAACTCAGGCGGCCGAACGTCGGGCTGGTAAAGTACATCGAAGCTCACCTACACCTTTCGGCGGTTCCGCCCTCAGGAACTTTCGCGTACGAGCCCCAGGTCTTGGGCCAGCTCGAGGTAGTCGCTGAGAGAAAGCTCCTCGGGACGTACCGTGGCGGACGTCCCTCGGGCCTCAAGCCAAGCCCCCCAATCCGTCTCGCGGTCGGGAAAGAGGTACCGTAGGTTGTTCGCCAAGGTCTTCCGCCGGTGGCGGAAAACCCCAAAGAGGAATTCCACAAACGCTTCCCGCTCTTCCCTTCGGGGGACGACCGGCTCGGGATAGGGGAGAAGGCGTACGACGGAAGAGTCCACTTCCGGAGGAGGGGTAAAGGCGCCGGGACGGAGGTGGAAACAGAGTTCCACGCGGGCATACACAGCTACCACCACGCTCAAGGCACCGTAGGCCCGCGTGCGCGGGGGCGCGAGGAGCCGTTCCCCCACCTCGCGCTGAACCATGACCGTAAGCGAAGCTAAGGGCGGAGTAAGCGAAAGCAACCGCAAAAGAAGCGGCGTGGCGATTTGGTAGGGGAGGTTGCTCACGACGTGCACGGGCCGTCCGGAAGCGTATTCCTCGCGAAGGGCTTCGAAGTCCACGGCGAGGGCGTCCCCTTCGACGATCACTACGTCTTCCGGAGAAAACCGCTTTCGAAGAAACGGGATCAGCCGGCGATCGAGCTCAACGGCGATGACGCGGTGCCCTGCGCGCACGAGCGCTTCCGTGAGCGTACCTAGACCCGGCCCGATTTCCAGCACCGTGGACTCCCGGGGAAGCCGCGCGCACCGGAGAATGCGTTCGAGGGCCCTGGCGTCGGTGAGGAAGTGTTGGCCAAACGCCCGCCGCGGAGCTATCCCGAGATTCCGGAGGGTTCGAAGCGTCCACGCGCGAAGCTCCTGCGAAGACCTCGGGCCTCCTTCCCCCTCCGGAATTTCCCCCGGAGCACCCGTGGGGGTTCGACCGCCAAAGGTTTCGTCCTTGGTTTGTTCTTCGCCCACGCCTCCCCCACCTCAACCTCCATTGTACGCCGGAATTCCCGCAGAAAAAAGGACTGCTTTTTGCTAGAAAAAAGGCGGGGCAAAGCCCCGCCTTTTTTCGAACGAGCATCTAGCGGACTTCCGGACCGAGGACGTACACCGTCACACCCGTCTTGCGCCCGAAGCGCAAGGCGCTTGCGAGGTCTGCAAAGTAGACGTCGATCATGTTGCCGCGGATTCCCCCGCCTACGTCCTCCGCGCGGTACAGTCCGTAGCCTTCGATGTACACCCAAGAACGCAGGGGGATCACCGAGGGGTCTACGGCGATCGTCCGCCCTTCCTGCGCCGGATACCCGAGTGCGGTCCTTCCGTACCCCGCATCTCCGGGGGTCTTCCCCGTGCTTTCGGGCCCTGCCGTGTAGGCGACGAGGGTTACACCCCGAAGGACCTTTTGTACGGCGTACGTCTTTCCGGCTACGCGGACGTACCCGTCTCCAGCCTCCCCCTCTGGAGGCCGGGCGGGAGCGGCGGTGGAAAGCGGAACGGGTTTTGGCGGCTCTTTCGTCCCCACGTGCACTACCGCGGAAAGGGCCTCACGCTCCACGCGGCGATCTACGAGAATTTGCTCCTT containing:
- a CDS encoding flagellar brake protein encodes the protein MEFRLGQKILLESFQELGPRYETRIADVAEAALYVEPLYDLSRRTFRSFVPEGTEFVAFVSGGDGAAYRFPTRVLGVRRDQIWLVALRRPRDEELVRVQRRGYLRVPVLLDLRVRRNEGEEFPAVSRDISAGGISFYLPPGILLSLGERIAVNFSLRLASGERRDFSPEGEVVRVFEDSGMPPRTAAAVRFLRLSPEEERFLVRYSFERQRELKAKGFPEISET
- a CDS encoding sporulation peptidase YabG, whose translation is MRDIRVGSLVRRRSHGGDILFRVTHVFHDSGIALLRAVGVRLLADAPLDDLIPEGEHGEELQRGFPFRREGRPLLQAVSQSARPVWEKIPPWSSKTPETQAGKVLHVDGDPYYLELSLAAYRRAGVPAVGVSLQEPLMPRHILALLEKAQPDILVLTGHDALPSGRDPDRLESYRHSRFFVEAVRRARTAFEPHKDGLLIVAGACQSHYEEILAAGANYASSPKRVNIHALDPTLVAVRLARTSVSVYLSPEEAILETKSGLSGIGGIESRGTLRRRT
- a CDS encoding ribonuclease H-like YkuK family protein, translating into MYFTSPTFGRLSLEEVVEQIRGYVASVPDAAYKLVIGSDSHTTEEETLLVSAIVIHRVSKGARFFFRRTRLRPIYDLRQRIYVETAESLALAEKLGNVGLFDLLEEKDVEIHVDIGNTGQTRTMIQEIVGWVRSVGYTVKIKPEAFGASAVADRYTK
- the rsmA gene encoding 16S rRNA (adenine(1518)-N(6)/adenine(1519)-N(6))-dimethyltransferase RsmA → MGEEQTKDETFGGRTPTGAPGEIPEGEGGPRSSQELRAWTLRTLRNLGIAPRRAFGQHFLTDARALERILRCARLPRESTVLEIGPGLGTLTEALVRAGHRVIAVELDRRLIPFLRKRFSPEDVVIVEGDALAVDFEALREEYASGRPVHVVSNLPYQIATPLLLRLLSLTPPLASLTVMVQREVGERLLAPPRTRAYGALSVVVAVYARVELCFHLRPGAFTPPPEVDSSVVRLLPYPEPVVPRREEREAFVEFLFGVFRHRRKTLANNLRYLFPDRETDWGAWLEARGTSATVRPEELSLSDYLELAQDLGLVRESS